taagtgattgcttaattaatattaataaagtCGGTGGGCcaaacctctctctcttttttaaggTAGTCTCTTTCGGTTAACGTTGCTTTCAAAGGGTTTAATTTACTGTAAGAGACACCATTTGTTTCTTGGCGGGCCTTCCATATATCTTACTGTTTTTAGTGAGTACTCCCATATCTTTTCGTTTTTATATTTGTACCCCCATGTTTACGTAGATGGTTTATAATGGGAGACAAGTTTGAATTTTCCCACATCTAATTCTACTCCCCATTAATTAATGCATAATTCCAAAATGGAATTGAACTACCAACCCTCATTTATTATTTGGTACGAGTGGAATATTTCTTAACGTGTTTTgagatctgtttttttttttttttttttttttttttaatgtattttgatataatataaaaatgaaaactgtttttttatttagagaattatttttatattttgaattgtttgttgtttttatttatttttaatagaaaacaaaagacgAGACAAGGACACGGAAGTCGGAACATACCTAACATAGGGTTTGCCACAATAAAAGTACAAGGTACAGATGCAAAGGAACgtacctctttttcttttttctttttttcttttttttttcttttttttttttgtaatttcttttttaaaagttaaggctagtttgaatttgtaattttaaaatagtaatttaaaatatgCATTTTAAAGACGCgatttttgaaaatgcaattaaacatttggtaaattattatttgacctttaaaatcattgtttgaattttaaaataatatttttttaaacgtaTTATTttgcttgcaatttgaaaaacacaaattttttttttattttatgtttttaaatcgtaatttttttaaaatgcgcTACAAGCTATTCATTTTCTAggatataatttaaaattacatttttttttatttataaaattgcaATGCAACAAAACATACTCTCAAGGCGGGAACATACCTAACATAGGCTGGAAGATGTACAAGATATTTGATGATGATATAGGAAACCATGTCCGTGCCTCCCTACGAAATGttctatattattttctttcttgcaCCCTAAACGTTTCTTTTATTAGGAACTCATAAATGTTTAAGACAAAGTCCCTACAGAAAATATCAgggttttttaaattattatgtttactgttgtTCTGGTCCACCACCTTTTCTACTGTTTGAATGTATGAGGTACAGGCTATATAAGAAGTAGGCCTGTGTAAAGAAAGACATCAGACCAAGTAAAGAAGTTAAGAGAGCAGCCTTAGAAGCCTTTTCCTTTGTTTGTTGCAAGGCAAGGAAGGAATAAATTATTTGTGGGTTAGTTCCTTGCAGCTTCTTCAAATGTTCTTGCTATATATTCACCTTTAAGCATTTCCACAAACCAACCCGTGTTCTGCTGCATGCCCTTTTCTCCTGTCATCGACTCTTTTTTTACTTTACTAGTTTCTCTGTTTTTCAAGAACTCTCTGGATTTGGTTCATTTCTGTCAAGCTCATAAAGAGAAGCTCTTGATTTCATCTTTCACAAGAGGGTTCTCTTCACAGGGATACTAAGACAGAAAAATGGGAGTTGGAGGTACTTTGGAGTATTTATCTGACTTGATGAGCAGTAGTGGCCATaaacacaaaaagaagaagcaattaCAGACTGTGGAGCTGAAGGTAAGGATGGACTGTGATGGCTGTGAGCTTAAGGTCAAGAAATCCCTGTCTTCATTAAGTGGTAagttgcattttcttttcccatctctctcttcctatgcctttttttttttttttttttttttttttttttttttgtgttacaAAATAATGAcatgacacaaaaaaaaaaaatttatgctttTCCAGGAGTTAAATCAGTGGACATAAGCAGGAAACAGCAGAAGGTGACTGTAACCGGAAATGTTGAAGCAAGCAAGGTGCTGAAGAAGGCTAAGTCAACAGGGAAAAGGGCAGAGTTTTGGCCATATGTTCCTTACAATCTAGTGGCTCAGCCTTACACTGCTCAAGCTTATGACAAGAAGGCACCTCCTGGTTATGTCAGGAATGTAGAGAACACTGCCACCACTGCCACTGTGATAAGATATGAGGACCCATACATCACCATGTTCAGTGATGACAACCCCAACGCATGTTCTATTATGTAGTTGAAGAAACAACAAATAAACCACTGTAAAATTCTAATGTAGGGGttttaacaattaaatttttgtttgggGTTTCTGTTTTTGTAAGAAGTATGAGAAAATTTGTCAGCTAATCTATGTTTTTCCTTACTTTTCTTCTCTGAAGGGTCCTGACTCCTGATGAACATGGATCAGCAATAACCTGTAGTTTTGCAATGACAATGAGTGGTTTTTCTGGGCCTTGCAATTTGGAATGTTATTGGGTATTTTGGTGAATATGTTGGGAGTTGTTATGAAGCACCTATCCATGATGTTATATGGTTTTCCCTTTTCTGCCTGGAATGACTTTGGCTTGTTCACAGCTGTAATTCACCATAAAACCTACTGCAAGCTGGCTGCTACATGTAGGTGGTAGGCTGAAGGTTACTATATGTAGTTAAGGGTTATCATATATGACCGAACGAAAGTTACATGGCACGTGAAAAAGGACCTACCTCACATGTCCAAGTTTTTGCTTTGGCAACCTTCGAGCACTTTCATCCGCCATATTTGCCTATTTGGTTAGCTCGGACGCTAAAATGGGACCAAAGTAAGCTCCATTCGGCTCACCgcattaaaaaaacatttggtGAGTACCGTGAGTTGCTACAATACTTGCCAACTATTCACTTACCAATGTAAAAATACATTCTCTTTCCTCttgaataaagaataaagaaattgttgaaaaataatatttaaatgaaatagtaaaagttgatagttaaaataaaaagttagacgtaagtgatttgaaaaagtgagtagttaaaatagaaaaatgtaatttttttttttaattaaaattgagagTAAATTTGTTGAGCCGGATGTGAATGGTGGGTCTTTGATGGCATTTAAGATACAAATTACAACTAGAATGTGACATAGCGAAGATAAGTAGATACGTTAAATaactaaattcaaattctattggCTGCAAAACAGAAAGGATGCAAACAATATCAGTCAAAATGGCTTTTAGTTACCAAGGAACCTCTTATAAAGGAGCAACATCATTCTTTCATCATATTGGCAATCTCCTCTTTTAAGTTCATCTGCtcttgtaaaaaagaaaagaaaaaaagaaagaaaaaaaaaaagaagagattaAATCAAACTATAATACTTGGCTGAACTAGCAAAGCAGGTTTTTCCCTAGATTTGGAAAAATGCCCTGGCGCTACCAGTATTTAAGAAAGATGATCCACAGTTCAAATTATTTCAAAACCATCTAGCTCCTAAGAAGAGCTGAGGGCAAAGAAAAGAAGTTGCTAGGGAAAAGCATATCTTTCTATTCTCCCACTCAGGCAAACCTAGGGAAGAAtcatctttctttcattttcagcTTTTTAAACTTCCCTCACACTTTCTCTGATCCAGAGGAAGCGTAAAGACATAATCAGTCCCAAGAACAGAGAGATCCACGTGCAAAACCTTGAGTCTCAAAAAGCATATCCACCATATTCCCCCCTTTATctataaatgaaaaagaaattcacCTAACACAGAAAACAACAAAGAGCACTCTCCTTCTAGTGCATTCCTACTTTGAAGCCAATTTTTGATTCATAATTTGTTTAATCCCAAATCTTGCTTAATTACAATTGAACCTGATGTGATAGTTAACAGAAATCTATTGATCCATTAAGTCTGGCTTTACTAAAGAAGTGTTTTTAGATATATTTATCATATTCAGTAATGGTATGCATTGTTTGTATGTTGCTAATGGACCTTCTGTTCTTTGGAAACAAGCACttccttcttattattattattattattattattattttcatatataactGTAGGAAAAATCGACAGCAAATACATGTAGACTACcacctctttcttttctttttttttcttttttttttttcttttttttttttcatacataAAAGGGCAAGGCTGAAAGAAATAAAACCAATTCCCAAGAGTGCTTGCTAATCAGTCACttgatttgaattatatctTCCGTAGTAATATGCCGATTTTGTAGCAATGGATGTAGATTTTGAGATaggaaaatgctaaaattacaaCCCCCACCCAACTATTGCACAACCTCAAGACACATTGGAGTGAGACCCATTGTGTGAGCCtcaccccaatgtgccttgggATTGTGCAATAGTTGAGTGAAGGTTGTATGTGTATCAAGGCCCACGTGTTATACGTGTCTTGATAATAGAGCTCCCAGATCATTTAGTACGAAAATTTTCTATGATTTATTTGTAGGAAATATTTGAAATAGTAGATTATGAAGAAAGTATACAATATATCTAGCAGTTCCAGTTTGCATTgacaatttattaattttatttaataaatagcATCACAGACTCAGAATTGGGACTACTCAGGGACAGGGACAAGACAGAGACTTGTCAACTTGCTACATAAATCAAATTCTGAAAACAgtatctttttctctttttttccttgGGAAAGGGAAGGgggagggttagggtttggaaAAAGAACtcacaataatattatcaaGAAAGTGTACAATATATCTAGCAGTTCCAGTTTGCATTGacaatttatttaataatagcATCACAGTTGGGACTATTCAGGGACAAGACAGAGAGTTGTCAGGCTAGCTACATAAATAAAACTCTGAGATATTGGGTTTGGAAAAAGAATTCACAATAATATATGCTTTCTTTATTAGTTCAAAATCACATATACAATAAGGTCAAGTTGAAAGCCATGTGCAAAAGACAGACGCTCAACTTGTTAAACCAATCTGGATGATCAATTACTGCCAAAAACGACAGGAATTTCTAGCTGCAAGCAGATCTTGTGGTTGTAATCATACTTCAGGAAGAAAACAGTCGGAAAGCATTTGGGATAGCTAGGCAGCTATAGGCACGTCTTGTACTTTTGAGAAAGGTGACCAGTGTCAGCCATGAGATTCTGCCATACAAATTGATCCATTCTCAATCAGCATGTAATGTAAAGCAATATAATATGCTAATATTTGACTAATGATCTTTCATTGTGTAATAGTATATTGTCCATAAGGTTTTGGGGTCGCCCTGAGTTGGTACTCATGATGATTTCAGTTAGAACACTATGCCAAACCAAATATCTAACCAGTCATCCAATCAGTGAATATATACGTATATGAATGCTGCAGTAAGAGACTCAGCATTATTGATGGTTAGGAAGTCATTAGTAGGCCATTTTTAACCTTGGAGATCAATCACTTCGCAACGTTATCTTAGTATCTTTATATGTATTCCTTATAGAAGTCACTTCAGTTTGACCCCAACAACAAAAGCATGGATTCTGCGGCACCATACCTGGACTGCTGGACGCATAATTTTTGCCCATTTTTCTGTCACAAATTTTGAAATTCTAAAATTTTCATTGACCTCCCATAGTGTTTCTAAAATTTAAGTGAGACTGCTATGCTTTGGTTGGAAAAGAATTGACGATCATCTACCAGCCTTCATTTCAGAGTAACCCCTATATATCCATAAGCAACGTCTCATCTCATACTTCGATCTTTAGTACTCAAACCAGGATAAGCCATTAACTGTATAAACAAACAAGAACAGGCAAGTATGTTTTATCCACGTCTCAGGAGATGAGTGACAGCCATTCTGATTCCCCCTTTATTATTTTGACAACGCAGATCCTAAGGTGAGGCCAATCTATTGCAAGTCAAAGATGTCCATTTCGCAGGCCAAGTGTGCAGATAGTAAAGTTCATGTAGGGTCCTGAATACGtggattaccatcaaatcttcTATCTTACAATGATAAAATTCAATTCCAAGAGGACAAGAAACTCACTCGCTTTTCACGAGCTTTCAATCTATATGCTATCAAATGAATTTGGGCTTCCTTCACTTTCTATTTCCACTGTAGATACCAAcaaatttaatatcatatagAAGAGTTGCATTGGCAGGTACATTGCAGTcacctataaaaaaaacataagatgGGTGTCAGTATGACTTTTGCACCATACCAACAAGAGCATGCCCGAATCATGATACAATCAATAACACTAATGCAACCAAGAAGCTTTTGAAATTTATCAAATCTAATCCATCACTGGCATTTTGTCAACTATTGTTCACAAACACTACATAGTTGCCAAAAAAAGTTCAAGCAAGGAACTTATCAAGTCCAATCCATAAGCTATTTTGTAAACAAAGTCTGTAACAATAGATATCTGTCCAGAGCAAGTTTTAGCAACCGACTGCTTCTAGAAATTTGCTTGCTCTCACAGACACTCACCAGGGGGGGGGGACACTCAccaggagagagagaggcagatagattttttttgttttgtcttttttcacCTGATTAGTTATGAAGATGTTGTACAAATTTTATGATTATAGAATGTTTCAAGTTTCAAGACTTGTAAGGGTTAAGATATGGGATATGGAACCTCACCTGAAAAGCATCCTGCTGGTTCTGGCCCATACGCTAATTCCGGAGGAATCCTAAGCTTACGTTTTCCACCTGTGTATGGCACAATGACAGTTTTTGGCCAAGTGAGAAATAACATACAGAAAAGAACCTCTATAAGTCTATAGGTACAGTCTGAATATCGTACCTACTTGCATTGGAGGTACTCCTTCACCCCCGAAAATTCCCTGGTCCAATCCCTTGATGACCTGgaaacaaaataatttataaaaagtaaatttgaataaactgtgataaataaagtttgaattaTCTGCAATATTGATTGTTTGTCTTTAAGGGTAACTATTAAGTGGGAGAAAACCTAAATTGTAACAATTGCACGTAGATGTCAACTGAGGTTAGTTAATAGCCCTAGAGTTGTTTTTTGGTTATTAATATGTTGGTTTCACAGCTGTTGGCGCTCTAGAGTTTTCATTCAGTCACTTCTGTGCACGGGTGTTTTTTAGTCATAACTTGGAGCTGCCGGAACACATGgatattaaataattttcagCATTGCACATGAAGGCACTAATGTATCTCTTTCAAGAAGTCTTTACAAAAGGTTCATCACTATTATAAGATTAAGCTGCATAACCAATAACAATGAGTAACAACAATAAGATGAATTTAGCCAAAATAATAGCggataaagaagaaagaattatcaTTTGTCATGTACTCGATTCATAAAACAGACTTTACAAAATATATCATTCTGAATTACTTCTATTGATATAATGGCaacatactctctctctctctctaaactaaAGAGGTGTATAGACATACTTCAAGTGCTTTATCAAACAATGTAGTTTCTGCTCAGTCCGAGATGCTTCCATGACATACCAAGAATTACAAAGGCACTTATGCTAAATGTTTCTCAGATACCAAGTACACAAATACCTATTGTCTTGGGCACAGGAATAATAAATTTGGTAGTTAGGTATAGCAGAGACAGAACAACCTATAGGACAAGAGTTTTTAGTGGTTACAACCCAAAGGTATATCTATTTTGATTTCTACTTAGTACAGACATAAAATCTCTTGCATGAACAGATATAACATGCAGATAATGTAACCTGACAAATGAAGATAAACCAGATTAAAGGATATGTCAGATGTCCAAAGAGCATCTTACATGTTTTAAcgttctttattttattttattattattattattttttttgtaagtaatcaaaatatcattaaaaatgaaagcgcaacccaagtacatagAAAATATACAAGATAAAACACCCAGCTAGAAAGTAGTTAGAAACACTTTCATGCACACAAAGTAGTTTTGATCCGAGGTTTAAAAGCTTCAACATCATCAATCCAAAATTAGAAGTTAAGAGATAGGTAATATGACCACTCTAATGATTCAGGGTAAGATTGAATCATACCAACAACGTAATGTATGAGACAACATCATATATACCTTTCCAACACCAATACGCATAGTGAGAGGTCTAGCACGTTTATAGCTACTGTCGAAGACTGTCCCATCACCGAATCTTGCAGTGTAGTGAACCTGTATTGGAAATAGATTTGATAAAGTTTAATTGCCTATTGAAATAGTAGGAATAAGTTCACCAATATTACATAGAGACATCCTGTATTAGTCTTCAGACTCTATGATAAGCTGAACGTCATATCATGACCAGAACAGAGCTAAATGAGGCCTATAATTAGAGAACTGACATCATGCATAACAGTGAGTGGAAACTCCAAAGACTGCAAAAAATTGGTAGAAGTTCAGAACATCAAGGCAAGAGtaaggttttctttcttttttttttttttttttttttttttttttttttttttttttttttcagaaagaGGCTAGCTTCGGCAAGAACAAAGGGGGTATTGATCTCATAATGATACCCAAAGCATTTTTTACAGGGTAAGTACACCTGCAACCCTTGCATTTCTAATTTTACTAATTACACCCCTCATGGTATTTAATTGTTCTAATCAATTACTTCAATCCCCTGTGGTAAAGATTTTAGAAACCTTCTCTTTATGCCACTTACAAACTTAATGTTATACATTCAGTTGAGAGCTTTGTTTCTTCACTCGGCTTTTGGAGCAACAGAAAGAGATTAAGCGACATATGCTGATAGAGAGAATTCTTTGGGGTGTACTTCTGATTTACATTCTGTTAAAGTTTTGTGCCACTACTGTAATCTTCCTATTTTGTTAGTGAAACTTTCTCCTCGTCGTCGCCTGTGCACATAGGCCTAACACTAAACGGTAGAAATCTTTTTATGGAAGGTAGAATAATCTAAATTAAACAAATCTAAATGGTTTTTAGTGGCATGGCAGACATATATCCATAATTCTTAAGCACATTCTACCAGGATATGTTGCTATTTCAGTCCATTTATACTAAAAGATTCAatttggttctttctttgtctaaACATGTCTTTTGGCATGTGCATCATAGTGGCCTGGGAGGGGGacattttcatattttgataCATTAAACCATAACATTACAGAGGTTGGTGGCAAAGCAAGAAACTTGCCCATATGGCGTCTAACATGTTGACCAATTTTTCAACAACCATTATTGCAAAAGAATCTCTTCTTGAAATTCATGATTTTTGAGACaaaatatcatgttaaattatcctccaacaaaaataaagaagttCACGGATTATGCAACAATATTTTAGAAAAACTAAAGCAAGAATTTGAATGAGAATCTAACAAAGAACAGCATTGAGAACCATAATTAGAGAGAGATaggaacataaaaataaaaacacaaaaacagaaagCAAACCCAATTCAAGTTAAAACTCACATCGATAAGCTCAGCATAAGGAGCTTTCTCACCGGAGCCGACTGACACGTCACAGTAACCAAGCCCAGACTTAACGAAGTTGAGTTCACACAGAGGCTCTCCCACAGTGGCGTAGTACTCAATTCTGGTAGCATTGGCATCCAACGGTGACATAGCCAGAACTGACGCTGCTAAAAGCCCAATTCCCATATCAAATACACGCTTCTTGGTTGAAGAAACTGAAGCGATAGAGAGCTTCGCATTGTCTGCATTCGAAAAACAAGAGCGAGAAGAACCAGAACAAAAAGAAggcgaagaagaagaggaagaagaagaagaagaagaagaagagggggatTTGGTGGTGAAGAAGGACTTGTGGTTGAAGGTTTGAAGGGAAAGGAGCTTTGGGGTCGTAACGGTTAGAGTAGAGACAGCCATTTTGGTCTCTCTGTTCGTCTGGATTTTGTTCGAGCTATCTCAAGTTTGAGGGTTGTATGGCTTCGCTTTGTAGAGCGCTTTTTGAGTGGGAACTGTGGATATGAGAAGGGACCCACTGGGACACTAAAAATGATCATCATGAATTCATGATCGAAGATAGTTTTTGGCGGTTGATGCTTATCAATTTGGTAGAGTCAACAATTTTTTGACACATTCGTGAATTTAATGCGAAGGTAAAAGGTTAAGGTTAAGGTTAGTTAGACCGTTTAATAAAAGAGTTATTACAAGGTGAACTCGTTTGACTCGTGGGTCAAAAAATTCTTTTGACCCGTATACTTAAACTTtcttttaacattaaaaattaaatctaaataatcatgttatttttttttttttttttcactgtcTAAAAActaaagactaaactaaaaaaatctcacaaaatacaaaaagaatctttttcttttattgagttagaacttgaacaaaaaaggcaaagacaaaaaaaaaaataaaaaatagtaattttttttttcttcaagttttcGAAATTAGAAGTTAAACCCaaacaagtaaacaaaaaaacaattcaatGTTTCATATTTCTACaatgaaataatatgattattcataatatgattttttttttttttttttttagtttaaatttgtatttgtatttttatttttattttaatagactttattatataataggTCACATGACACGACCTGACCTGACctgtttgacccatttaataaacaggtcaaacgggtcgtgttaaCTCGTTTTGACAGCCCTACAATTTAGGACACCAATTTTTAACACAATTCGTAAATTTGACACAAAATTAGCAAGTTAGGATTATGGGTTTCATtcgtttaataaaatagattgGATTAGAATTAATCTATATAGTTTTAATATTCATACCTTGACATGATCCATACTTAATATTGACatttaaaactaataattt
The Alnus glutinosa chromosome 14, dhAlnGlut1.1, whole genome shotgun sequence genome window above contains:
- the LOC133857995 gene encoding heavy metal-associated isoprenylated plant protein 23, translated to MGVGGTLEYLSDLMSSSGHKHKKKKQLQTVELKVRMDCDGCELKVKKSLSSLSGVKSVDISRKQQKVTVTGNVEASKVLKKAKSTGKRAEFWPYVPYNLVAQPYTAQAYDKKAPPGYVRNVENTATTATVIRYEDPYITMFSDDNPNACSIM
- the LOC133857765 gene encoding photosynthetic NDH subunit of lumenal location 4, chloroplastic isoform X1, producing MAVSTLTVTTPKLLSLQTFNHKSFFTTKSPSSSSSSSSSSSSSPSFCSGSSRSCFSNADNAKLSIASVSSTKKRVFDMGIGLLAASVLAMSPLDANATRIEYYATVGEPLCELNFVKSGLGYCDVSVGSGEKAPYAELIDVHYTARFGDGTVFDSSYKRARPLTMRIGVGKVIKGLDQGIFGGEGVPPMQVGGKRKLRIPPELAYGPEPAGCFSGDCNVPANATLLYDIKFVGIYSGNRK
- the LOC133857765 gene encoding photosynthetic NDH subunit of lumenal location 4, chloroplastic isoform X2; translation: MAVSTLTVTTPKLLSLQTFNHKSFFTTKSPSSSSSSSSSSSSSPSFCSGSSRSCFSNADNAKLSIASVSSTKKRVFDMGIGLLAASVLAMSPLDANATRIEYYATVGEPLCELNFVKSGLGYCDVSVGSGEKAPYAELIDVHYTARFGDGTVFDSSYKRARPLTMRIGVGKVIKGLDQGIFGGEGVPPMQVENVSLGFLRN